The DNA region TGAACCAGGCTAGCCCGCCCTCGTCAATCGTCGCGCACTCATGGGCTGGCCGCCCCGTGGCCACCTTGCAGCTGTCACACCCATGTTCCACGTGTGGTGCGGCGTGAGGAGCCGACGATGCTCGGCGCCATCCGACACCATCGTCGCCTGTCTTACCCGGAGGTTTCCAGATTCGCCTACTTtagcggcgtgggcggcaaTGGGTCTGCCATTTGTCTTGGAACTTCTCTTTGACGCTGCCGGGGTGGACgtgctggcggtgacggctCATACGTTTCTGGGTCGTGGGCGATTCACAGTGCGTTGACCGCCGCTGTTCGACATCGTCCACAGTTGCAGCCTTTTGAAACATCGTAATGGAAAATCATGGGGTGATTTTTGCAACTCGCTGCTAGACTTTCCGTGTCTGCGAGGGACGGACCAAGCACACTGAGCGTGCAGCCAAGTCGgtagccgccgcctgtcACCAATCACCAAATaggccgctgctcgacgatgcgTTATAGTAGTTTGATCGTTACCCAACTAAATACAATCTCGGTTCCAAATTATGATTCCCAAATCACAAACGTCCAGTATGCAATCGACATCGAGTAAGTTGACAATATGCGGCACAGCTCGCCATCGTACTAGTACACACCGAGTGTAAACATGAACCCCTGCGCGAGCCGTTGCCGTATacgctcgcgcagcttgcGGCTCGTTGACACCCTCCATTCCGACACAGTGAGCGCTGGTCCGTCGCCCCCATGCCCGAGGTCCGGAAAGATCCAGTCTTGTCCACGCAGCGCTTCACCAGAGCCAGTCCGGCCACTCGCCGGCTCAAGACATGACCAGGCCAAAGGTGACGAGGCTGGCCGCGAGGgagacggtgacgagggtcgcgtcggcgaccttgtTGCCGGCACTCTTGGCAGTCGTGGCGgtcgcctccttcttcttgtggtgtcccgtcgccgcggccttggtggtggtcgcgtggtgggtggccgtcgtggtggtggtc from Purpureocillium takamizusanense chromosome 3, complete sequence includes:
- a CDS encoding uncharacterized protein (SECRETED:SignalP(1-22~SECRETED:cutsite=ASA-NT~SECRETED:prob=0.8495)); translated protein: MMTPKFYNFIAVALMLLGLASANTTVTPPKTTTTAVHKTTTTTATHHATTTKAAATGHHKKKEATATTAKSAGNKVADATLVTVSLAASLVTFGLVMS